The following proteins come from a genomic window of Triticum aestivum cultivar Chinese Spring chromosome 6A, IWGSC CS RefSeq v2.1, whole genome shotgun sequence:
- the LOC123131074 gene encoding signal peptidase complex catalytic subunit SEC11C, with product MKIRHALTQSVTFLVMVVALLVLVPEGIMLVTGVKTPAMAVLSESMEPGIKKGDMVFVHNMSNEPFHVGEIILFKVDGFEHPVVHRVIKVHEHRDTGEIRILTKGDNNSVDDRFLYASGQLWLQPHDIIGRVAGYLPYAGWPTVFISESYKMLLNGRSTTTPEVYWVTM from the exons ATGAAGATCCGGCATGCGCTCACCCAATCCGTCACCTTCCTCG TTATGGTCGTTGCATTGTTGGTGCTGGTGCCCGAGGGAATAATGCTAGTGACGGGTGTCAAGACACCGGCGATGGCCGTTTTGTCGGAAAGTATGGAGCCTGGAATTAAAAAG GGTGATATGGTGTTTGTGCACAACATGAGCAATGAACCTTTCCACGTAGGAGAGATCATTCTTTTCAAGGTTGATGGCTTTGAACATCCAGTTGTCCATCGCGTGATCAAG GTTCACGAGCATCGAGATACTGGAGAAATCCGAATACTCACCAAAGGGGACAACAATTCAGTGGATGACCGATTTCTCTATGCGAGTGGGCAGCTTTGGCTTCAACCGCATGATATTATTGGACGGGTTGCAGG CTACCTGCCATATGCTGGATGGCCTACTGTCTTCATCAGTGAATCTTATAAG ATGTTGCTGAATGGTCGAAGCACTACAACTCCTGAAGTATACTGGGTAACAATGTAA
- the LOC123131075 gene encoding alkylated DNA repair protein ALKBH8 homolog: protein MVTVAAAAACYDEEVHSRAALREAFGDSTDSDSDAPRGAASTPPVQGAGRERWRWAAVAEVRGLWLCAAFLSPDEQSRLLAAIQREEWFSDAHNQAMRFGDLPPWAVELSALVREAICVGSVDDASVGTRWMNEDEDACPLPSDLLWREPLFDQLIANTYKPGEGICAHVDLMRFDDGIVIVSLESACVMRFSREGAACDTQKPGESECTNVPVYLNPGSLVVMSGDARYHWKHEINRKPGAQLWNGMELEQHRRTSVTLRKLRASPN from the exons ATGGTTAccgtcgccgccgcagccgcctgcTACGACGAGGAGGTTCACAGCCGTGCCGCGCTGCGGGAGGCCTTCGGAGACTCAACAGACAGCGATTCCGACGCGCCCCGCGGCGCGGCTAGCACGCCACCGGTTCAAGGGGCGGGCCGCGAGCGCTGGagatgggcggcggtggcggaagtAAGGGGCCTGTGGCTCTGCGCCGCCTTCCTCTCGCCCGACGAGCAGTCGCGCCTTCTCGCCGCGATCCAACGAG AAGAATGGTTCAGTGATGCACACAACCAA GCAATGAGATTTGGTGATCTCCCTCCATGGGCTGTCGAACTTTCGGCACTTGTTAGGGAAGCTATTTGCGTTGGTAGTGTTGATGATGCTAGTGTTGGCACTAGGTGGATGAACGAGGATGAAGACGCATGTCCTTTGCCGTCAGATTTACTGTGGAGAGAACCGCTTTTTGATCAACTGATTGCAAACACATACAAGCCAGGTGAG GGTATCTGTGCCCATGTTGATCTCATGCGCTTCGACGACGGGATCGTTATAGTCTCTCTCGAGTCTGCATGCGTGATGCGCTTCAGTCGAGAAGGTGCTGCCTGTGATACGCAAAAGCCCGGGGAGAGCGAATGTACAAACGTTCCCGTCTACCTGAACCCAGGCTCACTTGTTGTAATGTCAGGCGATGCACGGTATCACTGGAAGCATGAGATCAACCGCAAGCCAGGTGCTCAGCTCTGGAATGGGATGGAGCTTGAGCAGCATAGAAGAACTTCAGTTACTCTGAGGAAACTCAGGGCTTCTCCCAACTAA